One Microcaecilia unicolor chromosome 8, aMicUni1.1, whole genome shotgun sequence DNA window includes the following coding sequences:
- the LOC115476895 gene encoding protein-glutamine gamma-glutamyltransferase E-like, producing MAGTGVQIQSWDFLYNENRTAHNTIEYSTRELVVRRADPFKIILVFNVPIQSEDITFTVKTGPAPSVHTKTLAMFSASSASGNINSWSAVRGQSGSNNMTITITSPSDAIMDITL from the exons GTGTTCAAATTCAGTCTTGGGATTTCCTTTACAATGAAAATCGAACGGCACATAACACCATTGAATATAGCACTAGAGAGCTGGTAGTGAGGAGAGCGGACCCCTTTAAGATTATTCTGGTTTTCAACGTACCCATCCAGTCTGAAGACATCACGTTTACTGTAAAGACAG GACCAGCTCCAAGTGTGCATACTAAGACTTTGGCTATGTTTTCTGCTAGTTCTGCTTCTGGAAATATCAACTCTTGGAGTGCTGTCAGGGGACAAAGTGGTTCAAATAATATGACCATCACTATTACTTCCCCAAGTGATGCCATCATGGACATTACACTTTGA